A region from the Mucilaginibacter sp. CSA2-8R genome encodes:
- a CDS encoding low affinity iron permease family protein produces MSKKKTGVMERFANWATNATGSSGAFILASLVVVVWALSGPVFHYSETWQLVINTGTTIITFLMVFLIQKAQNKDSRAVHLKLNELVAAMEGASNRMVNIEDLSEDELEQIHKFYVRLSQLAKSEDNLGCTHTIDAANVNHEKKEEHTKGTTKRINEEKNRSQQDSSRQS; encoded by the coding sequence ATGTCTAAAAAGAAAACTGGTGTTATGGAGCGTTTTGCCAATTGGGCTACCAACGCTACGGGTAGTTCGGGGGCATTTATACTGGCGTCGTTAGTTGTAGTGGTGTGGGCGCTTAGCGGACCGGTTTTTCACTATTCTGAAACTTGGCAGCTGGTTATTAATACAGGTACAACAATCATTACTTTTTTAATGGTATTTTTAATCCAAAAGGCGCAAAATAAAGATTCGAGGGCGGTACATCTAAAGCTGAACGAATTAGTAGCAGCCATGGAAGGGGCCAGTAACCGGATGGTAAATATTGAAGATTTGAGCGAGGATGAGCTGGAGCAAATACATAAGTTTTATGTGCGCCTATCACAACTGGCCAAAAGCGAGGATAATTTGGGCTGTACCCACACTATCGACGCCGCTAACGTAAATCACGAGAAGAAAGAAGAACATACAAAAGGGACTACTAAGCGAATAAATGAAGAAAAAAATAGAAGTCAACAAGATAGCAGCCGGCAGTCCTGA
- a CDS encoding GNAT family N-acetyltransferase, protein MKKKIEVNKIAAGSPDLPKAFAIRHEVFVLGQGCPAELERNQEEESHHFLALVDDEPAGASRWRKTDNGIKLERFAVLSQYRGQGIGQALVTAVLNDLPAEVSYVYLHAQLPAVGLYEKFGFEKVGPEFEEAGIRHYKMVLNR, encoded by the coding sequence ATGAAGAAAAAAATAGAAGTCAACAAGATAGCAGCCGGCAGTCCTGATTTGCCAAAGGCCTTTGCCATACGGCATGAGGTTTTTGTATTGGGGCAAGGTTGCCCTGCCGAATTGGAAAGAAACCAGGAGGAAGAGTCGCATCATTTTTTAGCTTTGGTAGATGATGAACCGGCCGGTGCATCGCGCTGGCGTAAAACAGACAACGGCATTAAATTGGAGCGCTTTGCTGTGCTGAGCCAATACAGGGGACAGGGTATAGGCCAGGCACTGGTAACGGCTGTATTGAACGACTTACCAGCGGAAGTGAGTTATGTTTATCTGCATGCGCAGTTACCTGCAGTTGGCCTGTACGAAAAATTTGGTTTTGAAAAGGTAGGGCCGGAGTTTGAAGAAGCCGGTATCAGGCACTATAAAATGGTGCTAAACAGATAA